A region from the Benincasa hispida cultivar B227 chromosome 10, ASM972705v1, whole genome shotgun sequence genome encodes:
- the LOC120088829 gene encoding glucan endo-1,3-beta-glucosidase 12-like: MVALLSKTLLILLLLSTIHQNTGGEFEQWCIADEQIPDDELQTALDWACGNGGANCSKIQPDQPCFDPNTVKDHASFAFNTYFQSFKHQGGSCFFKGAAIITELDPSHGSCKYEFIP; the protein is encoded by the exons ATGGTTGCGCTGTTGTCTAAAACACTGCTCATTCTGCTGTTACTGTCAACAATTCACCAAAACACAG GTGGGGAATTTGAGCAATGGTGTATAGCAGATGAGCAAATCCCAGATGATGAATTACAAACGGCTTTGGATTGGGCATGTGGAAATGGAGGTGCAAACTGCAGCAAGATCCAACCAGACCAGCCTTGTTTTGACCCAAATACAGTGAAAGACCATGCTTCATTTGCCTTCAACACCTACTTTCAGAGCTTCAAGCATCAAGGTGGATCCTGTTTCTTCAAAGGAGCTGCCATCATTACAGAGCTTGATCCTA GTCATGGCTCTTGCAAGTATGAGTTTATTCCATAg